In Onychomys torridus unplaced genomic scaffold, mOncTor1.1, whole genome shotgun sequence, the sequence CCTGCCTTGCCACCCTAATGCagcttattttctttcatttcccttaGAAACACCCTttcagagagagaagatggatgtCTACAATCTTACCACAGTGACTCAGTTCATCCTCATAGGGCTCTCTGACCTCCCTGAGGTGCGTTACCCCCTCTTCTTGGCCTTTGTCATCATCTATCAGATCATTTTGCTGGGAAACGGGGCCATCCTCTTGGCCATAGTGACTGAGAGAAAGCTTCAAACTCCCATGTATTACCTGTTGGCAAATCTGTCCCTGCTAGACATATTCTGCCCATCAGCTACTGTTCCCAAGATGCTCAAGAATCTCTTGACTGAGGATCACAGCATTTCCTTTGTTGGGTGTGCCTTGCAGCTCTATTTCCTGGTGGCCCTAGCTGGGACTGAAGTTTTCTTGCTGGCTGTGATGGCTTATGACCGGTATGTGGCCATCTGCTTCCCTCTGCGTTACTCTCTCATCATGACCAAGGTTCGCTGTGTGCAGCTGTTGTCTGGGACCTGGGCAGCTGGGTTTCTCAACTCCTTTCTCCACACAATGGCAACCTTTAGCCTGTCTTTCTGCAGGTCCAACCGAGTTAACCAGTACTACTGTGATATCCCACCTGTGGTGGCCTTGTCCTGCTCATCCACCTATGTGGCAGAAATGCTTGTTTTAGTGGTAGGAGGTATTTTTGGTGTTGGTGCTTTTCTTATTACTTTGATTTCTTACATATACATTGTCTCCACCATCCTAAAGATCCAATCAGTGGAAGGGAAGTGCAAATCTTTCTCCACATGTGCTTCCCATCTTCTTGTAGTCTTCTTGTTCTATGGCACAACAATATTCACCTATATCCGCCCCTCCTCCAGTCAACACTCTCTTGCTAGGGACAGACTCATCTCAATGCTGTATGCAGTTATTACTCCCATGTTAAACCCTATTATCTACAGCTTGAGAAACACAGAAGTGAAAGGAGCACTCAGAAATGTTTTGCAACTTAGGATATGTTCACAGAACGCATGATGTAAGAATTTCTCAGACTCTCCTTGGAATGAATTTATAGaaacaagcaaaataataaaacaatgttttCACAGAATGGAATTGAATACAACCAAATATATAAAATCAGATATTATGCACACCTCTATATCcacttgaaataaaattaataattgaaAAGTAAAAGTATTTATGACTAAATAGAGTTGATAGTTTATCTGAAGTAactatttctatttctgtcttaTCTGTATCAATATCTGTATCCACATACATGCCTACAATTAaacttacatatatttatattatgtttctttttgtttctaatctACATTTATCTATGTAGTTACAGATCTTCATTATTCtactttttatgttattttaaaaaaattttatttatgggCATGAGAGCCTTGCCTGCTTGTACATAAGCATACCATATGCATGCTTAGTGTTCACATTGTCTCTAAGaaggtgttgggtctcctggaactgaagttatagataaTAGTAAAACACCATGTGGGTGTCAGAGACAAAACCttagtcctctgtaagagcaacaagtgcttttaacttctgaaaTATTCCTTCCACcgttaactttatttatttttcaatttaaatttatttaagtttattttgggcATGTGGATGTTTTATctacatatatatctgtgcatgtccatgcaggccagaagaggctacTGTACTCTCATTAATAGTAGTTTCAGGTGACTGTAGGTCATCAATTGTGTGGTGGAAGTGAATGCGGGTCTTTTGGAAGGGCCATTTGTactcttatcctctgagctatTTCTATagataccatttttttaaaaaatgtcaaattaTTATAAGTATTTAAGTACTCAAGCTGGTTTTATTGTTCATAAACACTGTGATAATAACTAAATCATGTTAGTTAACATGTTCTTTCCCTCACATTTCTATCATTTTTGATGAGAGTTCTTGAAAGTTTCTTCTCTTTCAATGCACCTAAGTTGTTTTTTACTATATTCAACATACTATTAAAATAcacctcaaagaagaaaaaacatatttaatcTGAATAATTGAGCATCTCTTGTAGCAGGAAATGACCAAGGGACGAGACATCTAAGGCTGAAAGCTGGGAAGCAGTTTTACTTTGTGCACAAAACAAGTCCATGGGACACCAATCCAAAAACCTACCTTTGAATTAACTTGAACAGAGCATTTTATCATCATGAGAGAGGCCTCGTCCGGCAGgtgatgggagcaggtgcagagatccacagccaaatattaggcagagaaTGAGCCCAAACTAGAGATCTCCCTGGAGTCTTTCAGTTTGGGGAACCTGcagaaggtggggaggaagaatTAAGACAGATGggtgaaggacaccaggagaacatggccaacAGTACCAACTTAGCAGGACTCATAAAGGCTCATCTAGACTGAGGTGGCAGTCATAGAGCCAGCATGCGTTTACCCTGCACCCTCTGTGTATATGTCATGGCTGTCAGCTCAGTGGTTCTCTGAGACTTCCAACAGTGAGAATGGGGGACCttttttgcctcctctgcctctacctGGGACCCATCTCCTCTTACTGGATTGCTTCACCTactttgatatgagggtttgtgcctagttttttggtttttttttttgagctgaggatggaacccagggctctgtgcttgctaggcaagtgctctaccactgacctgaatccccaaccctgtgcCTAGTTTATTGTATGTTGttttgccatgtttggttgatattcctggCAGGCCTTCATTTTTCTCAAGGAACACTGAGATGGAGTAGAATGAGGAATAGGCCGGGTGTGAGGCAAACTAGGAATggggggaggagaaactgtggttggaatgtattgGGggagataatgataataataataataataataataataataataataataacattaaaaaacccagagaatTTTATACCTCTTTTGTCCTCTTGCTTGCTCCCTGACATAGAAACCTAGAGTGACATATATTTTGAGAGGCTATATTAAGATTGGTTAATAAAGTTTTCTAATCtctcacagaagaagaaaaatgtcctCAAACAGTAGCATTTATCACAAGCAATTTTTAGAACAGAGTTGGGAGGGGAGGATTTTtatagctagaagttttcctgtgtcctgcctggcccatggtcaggacaaatctctctcacctgttggtcttgcagctgctcagacccaagtaaacacacaaagggttacattatttacaaactgtatggccattagcttaagtttattactgactagctctttcacttaattaacctataa encodes:
- the LOC118575409 gene encoding olfactory receptor 5V1-like encodes the protein MDVYNLTTVTQFILIGLSDLPEVRYPLFLAFVIIYQIILLGNGAILLAIVTERKLQTPMYYLLANLSLLDIFCPSATVPKMLKNLLTEDHSISFVGCALQLYFLVALAGTEVFLLAVMAYDRYVAICFPLRYSLIMTKVRCVQLLSGTWAAGFLNSFLHTMATFSLSFCRSNRVNQYYCDIPPVVALSCSSTYVAEMLVLVVGGIFGVGAFLITLISYIYIVSTILKIQSVEGKCKSFSTCASHLLVVFLFYGTTIFTYIRPSSSQHSLARDRLISMLYAVITPMLNPIIYSLRNTEVKGALRNVLQLRICSQNA